In Thermodesulforhabdus norvegica, a single window of DNA contains:
- the acpP gene encoding acyl carrier protein: MDKEAIKQRVVDLIVEKLGVEKEDVKPEAHVVDDLGADSLDVVELVMALEEEFDIEIPDEDAENIRTVQDIFDYIDRVVAAAS, encoded by the coding sequence ATGGATAAGGAGGCCATTAAACAGCGGGTTGTCGACCTCATCGTGGAAAAGCTGGGGGTAGAAAAAGAAGACGTGAAACCCGAGGCTCATGTAGTGGACGATCTTGGAGCGGATTCGCTTGATGTTGTGGAGCTCGTTATGGCGCTGGAGGAAGAGTTCGACATAGAAATACCCGATGAAGATGCCGAAAACATTCGCACCGTTCAGGACATATTCGATTACATAGACAGAGTTGTGGCCGCAGCTTCTTAA
- a CDS encoding MogA/MoaB family molybdenum cofactor biosynthesis protein: protein MIKAAIITVSDRCSRGQREDLTGEALRVLLEEDGFHVAEKVIVPDERDEIVRKLIEFSDVKGYELIVTNGGTGVSPRDVTPDATREVIEREVPGMAEAMRMESFRITPHALISRAVVGIRKQSLIVNLPGSPKGAKENYQVIRKAIPHALEKIRGSTEECAPPGS from the coding sequence ATGATAAAGGCGGCCATTATCACCGTCAGTGATCGGTGCTCACGGGGTCAGAGAGAAGACCTGACGGGGGAAGCCCTCAGGGTCTTGCTGGAAGAAGACGGATTTCACGTTGCCGAAAAGGTCATAGTTCCCGATGAAAGAGATGAAATCGTACGAAAATTAATAGAGTTCTCGGATGTTAAGGGTTACGAGCTTATAGTTACCAACGGCGGCACCGGGGTAAGCCCTCGAGATGTTACGCCCGATGCGACGAGAGAAGTAATAGAAAGGGAAGTTCCCGGCATGGCCGAAGCCATGAGAATGGAAAGCTTCAGGATAACCCCTCATGCTCTGATTTCCCGAGCCGTCGTGGGCATAAGAAAGCAGAGCCTGATCGTAAACCTTCCCGGAAGCCCAAAAGGCGCAAAGGAAAATTATCAGGTCATTCGTAAGGCCATCCCTCACGCCCTGGAAAAAATTCGGGGGAGCACTGAAGAATGCGCTCCCCCGGGTTCGTAA
- a CDS encoding TetR/AcrR family transcriptional regulator, whose product MTEILPSEPGNQASGNPIPMDHVDSVLQKPRAEWVRTSAKFLREMPEHQHAPFLKALFKKVTLIDPGMLKALVEGLCRNREVCSPLIQGLGLLLEFREYLNVEGEGSGHRSLQPVVERILDAALSVFSKRGYHEATMEEIAQVAGVGKGTLYRYFKSKDELYHALLEVRLKGLDDEIQQIINSPELDVVDTIYRCFQVYLRFFEHYRGLYRLILREWKAEEHGIYIKRALRRLYPLKKKIFEATRSGIFKPLHFETTFYGFMGFLHGIVQKWLDHGCDYSLLDDLPVASEILLYGVITEKEREKLEKQI is encoded by the coding sequence GTGACGGAAATCTTGCCTTCCGAGCCCGGCAATCAGGCTTCCGGTAATCCGATCCCTATGGACCATGTTGACTCCGTCCTCCAGAAGCCCAGGGCTGAGTGGGTAAGAACCTCTGCGAAGTTTCTTAGAGAAATGCCCGAGCACCAGCATGCTCCCTTTCTGAAAGCTCTTTTTAAGAAGGTAACCCTTATAGACCCGGGGATGCTGAAAGCCCTTGTGGAAGGGCTGTGTCGGAATCGAGAGGTCTGTTCTCCTCTGATTCAGGGCCTGGGACTACTTCTGGAATTTCGCGAATATCTGAATGTCGAGGGAGAAGGATCGGGGCACCGGTCATTACAGCCCGTTGTCGAAAGGATTCTCGATGCGGCTCTTTCAGTGTTTTCAAAGAGAGGCTATCACGAAGCCACGATGGAAGAAATCGCTCAGGTTGCCGGGGTGGGTAAGGGGACCCTTTACAGGTACTTTAAGAGTAAGGATGAACTGTATCATGCCCTTTTAGAAGTGCGCCTCAAAGGGCTGGACGATGAAATACAGCAAATCATTAATTCTCCGGAACTTGACGTCGTTGACACGATTTACAGATGCTTTCAGGTTTATCTGAGGTTTTTTGAGCATTACCGGGGGTTGTACCGGCTGATTTTACGAGAATGGAAGGCAGAGGAGCACGGCATTTACATAAAGCGTGCCCTCAGAAGGCTATATCCCCTCAAGAAGAAAATCTTTGAAGCCACACGATCGGGGATTTTCAAACCTCTGCACTTTGAAACAACCTTCTACGGCTTTATGGGGTTTTTACACGGTATTGTGCAGAAATGGCTTGACCACGGTTGTGATTATTCTCTTCTGGACGACCTGCCCGTCGCTTCGGAGATTCTGCTTTACGGGGTTATAACCGAGAAGGAACGGGAGAAACTGGAAAAACAGATTTAA
- the recD2 gene encoding SF1B family DNA helicase RecD2, protein MEVIRGEVERVTFVSDEDGYGVIRLRVPGVSDPVTATGYFFDVSPGEFLELTGQWAIHEKYGRQFKAKSYRSLLPSSLEAMRRYLGSGMIRGIGPVLADRIVAKFGEKTFDVMEKDPDRLREVDGIGPVRLECIKKAWDEQKDIRELMQFMQNHGLPGSYAHRIFRCYGKESLNVLKSDPYRVAIDVHGIGFISADKIAMALGIPPDSLIRAKGAILYMLHEVGSDGHVCYPEHLLLDVVSDKLGISRATLLLGLEELERANLVLRDNRSGGDNFVYLPGFHRCEVGAAQRLARIAAMPRPLPPIGPIIEYVQNKLPFALDDRQKEALSTALSSGVTLITGGPGTGKTTLVKALVEASRVLNERIVLAAPTGRAAKRLEESTGQRASTIHRLLEYSPRDGGFSRNERNPLKGDVFVIDETSMLDLVLLYHFLKAVPDGASLVFVGDADQLPSVGPGDVLRDLIESGVFRVIRLNTIYRQARKSAIIINSHRIREGKFPLKHDGRKDRLSDFYFIVREDPEDVIRTMIKLCAERIPARFGLDPIKDVQILTPMNRGPLGTYALNRILQDVFNPGSIQIERGGMRFRPGDKVMQIRNNYEKDVFNGDLGRIVKVDFEYQKVFVDFEGRVIEYDVTELDELSLAYAISIHKAQGSEYPAVIFPVVTHHYVLLQRNLVYTAVTRGKKLVVMIGTYRALALALKNTKLQKRYSLLRERLIEEREKVGERR, encoded by the coding sequence GTGGAAGTCATTCGAGGAGAGGTCGAACGGGTAACTTTTGTGAGTGACGAGGACGGTTACGGCGTAATTCGTCTTCGTGTACCGGGTGTGTCGGATCCCGTCACGGCTACAGGGTATTTTTTTGATGTGTCGCCTGGTGAGTTCCTTGAGTTAACAGGGCAGTGGGCAATACACGAAAAATACGGCCGCCAATTTAAAGCAAAGTCTTACAGGTCTCTTCTTCCTTCCTCTCTGGAGGCCATGAGGCGCTATCTGGGTTCCGGAATGATAAGGGGAATTGGCCCGGTTCTGGCCGATCGGATTGTTGCAAAATTCGGTGAGAAGACCTTTGACGTTATGGAAAAGGATCCTGATCGGCTTCGTGAAGTCGATGGCATCGGCCCGGTGAGGCTCGAGTGCATAAAAAAAGCCTGGGATGAACAGAAGGACATACGCGAGCTCATGCAGTTTATGCAAAATCACGGGTTGCCCGGAAGTTATGCCCATAGAATCTTCCGCTGTTACGGGAAAGAGTCTCTTAACGTCCTTAAAAGCGATCCCTACCGCGTTGCCATAGACGTTCACGGAATAGGTTTTATATCGGCCGATAAGATTGCCATGGCCCTGGGTATCCCTCCCGATTCCCTAATAAGGGCAAAAGGAGCAATTTTGTACATGCTTCATGAAGTGGGATCCGACGGGCATGTATGTTATCCAGAACATCTTTTGCTGGACGTCGTTTCCGACAAACTGGGTATCTCTCGGGCTACCCTTCTCCTGGGACTTGAAGAGCTGGAACGGGCCAATCTGGTCCTTCGTGATAATCGGTCCGGAGGGGATAATTTCGTATATCTGCCGGGTTTTCACAGGTGTGAGGTGGGTGCGGCTCAGAGGCTTGCCAGAATAGCAGCGATGCCAAGGCCGCTTCCCCCGATTGGTCCGATTATTGAGTACGTTCAGAATAAATTGCCTTTTGCTCTGGACGACCGACAGAAGGAGGCTCTTTCTACGGCGCTTTCGTCGGGAGTAACCCTCATAACCGGAGGACCGGGAACGGGAAAAACCACGCTGGTGAAAGCCCTGGTTGAAGCCTCCAGGGTGTTGAATGAGCGCATTGTGCTTGCGGCGCCTACGGGTCGTGCTGCAAAGCGCCTTGAAGAATCCACAGGCCAGAGAGCTTCCACCATTCACAGGCTTCTGGAATATTCACCCCGTGACGGAGGGTTTTCTCGTAATGAAAGGAACCCTCTGAAAGGTGACGTTTTTGTTATAGATGAGACATCCATGCTGGATCTGGTGCTGCTTTATCATTTCCTCAAGGCCGTACCGGACGGAGCCTCCCTCGTGTTCGTAGGCGATGCCGATCAGCTCCCCTCTGTTGGACCCGGGGACGTTTTAAGAGACCTGATCGAATCGGGCGTTTTTCGCGTCATAAGGCTGAACACGATTTACCGTCAGGCCAGAAAAAGTGCCATCATCATCAATTCTCACAGGATTCGGGAGGGTAAGTTTCCGCTGAAGCATGATGGAAGGAAAGACAGGCTGTCGGATTTCTACTTCATAGTTCGTGAGGATCCGGAGGATGTTATCAGGACAATGATCAAGCTTTGTGCCGAACGTATTCCCGCAAGATTTGGACTGGATCCGATAAAGGATGTACAAATCCTGACTCCCATGAATCGGGGACCCCTTGGGACTTATGCTCTTAATCGAATACTTCAGGATGTTTTTAACCCGGGTTCGATTCAGATCGAGCGCGGGGGTATGAGGTTTCGTCCCGGCGATAAAGTCATGCAGATAAGAAATAACTACGAGAAGGACGTTTTTAACGGGGATCTGGGACGTATAGTGAAGGTTGATTTTGAGTACCAGAAGGTTTTTGTCGATTTCGAAGGGCGGGTGATTGAGTACGATGTGACGGAACTTGATGAACTATCCCTTGCATATGCCATAAGCATTCACAAGGCTCAGGGAAGTGAATACCCTGCTGTCATCTTTCCCGTTGTGACACATCACTATGTGCTACTTCAGAGAAATCTCGTATACACGGCCGTGACGCGAGGGAAAAAACTGGTGGTCATGATCGGAACTTACAGAGCTCTGGCACTGGCCCTGAAGAACACCAAGCTTCAAAAGCGCTACAGTCTGCTCAGAGAGCGTCTTATTGAAGAAAGGGAAAAGGTCGGAGAAAGACGGTGA
- the fusA gene encoding elongation factor G yields MKNGSNIRTFALVAHTGAGKTSLAEALLYTAGVTTRLNKVDQGNSLLDYEPEEIKRKITISTSFCTFEWNKHIFNLIDTPGDFNFIGDMQMALHGADGVIVVVDAVDGIKVQTEKAWELADALEHPRFIFISKIDRERADFQKTVDEIVANFGDVCVPLIVPVGAGEDFKGVVNVLEQKAYMYGDDESGKFEVTEPPADLADLVEQYREQIMERVAESDDELLEKYLEGEALTPEEIEGGIKKAIISQKLIPIACGSGVANKGIAQLLNLIEKYFPSPVERGPRKATDPAGNEVERAPSEEEPFSALVIKTLSDPYAGRLTIMRVFSGKLVPDSTVYNSSKQTRERFGNILTLQGKTQKPVQEALPGSIVAVAKLKDTATGDTLCDEKNPVIFKTLPLPPVVYSLAIEPKTRGDEEKIFSSLARLMEEDVALKLERNDETKEMVISGMGEIHIEATVEKLQRKYGVEVNLRLPKVPYKETIKGKARVQGKYKKQTGGRGQYGDCWIEMEPLPRGEGFQFVDKIVGGVIPKQFIPAVEKGIVEAAQEGVLAGYPMIDFKVDLVDGSYHSVDSSELAFKIAGSMAFKKAAMEAKPTLLEPIMYMEIVVPDDCMGDVIGDLNGRRGKVLGMESKGKKQIIKAHVPLAEVQRYAADLRSMTAGRGMFTMRFDHYEEVPAHLQEKIIEQAKAEAEKEGR; encoded by the coding sequence ATGAAAAACGGTTCAAACATAAGAACTTTCGCATTGGTAGCCCACACAGGCGCAGGAAAAACCTCCCTTGCAGAAGCCTTGCTCTACACCGCAGGAGTTACTACAAGGCTCAATAAGGTCGATCAGGGAAATTCCCTGCTGGACTACGAACCCGAGGAAATCAAAAGAAAGATCACCATTTCCACATCCTTCTGCACCTTTGAATGGAATAAACACATCTTTAATCTTATAGACACTCCCGGCGATTTTAACTTCATCGGCGACATGCAGATGGCCCTGCACGGTGCCGACGGGGTCATCGTGGTCGTGGATGCCGTAGATGGAATCAAGGTCCAGACCGAAAAAGCCTGGGAGCTGGCAGACGCCCTTGAGCATCCTCGTTTTATCTTCATAAGCAAAATCGACAGAGAACGTGCCGATTTCCAGAAAACCGTCGATGAAATAGTCGCCAACTTCGGAGACGTCTGCGTCCCCCTTATCGTTCCTGTCGGGGCCGGAGAAGACTTCAAAGGCGTGGTAAACGTCCTTGAACAAAAGGCTTACATGTACGGCGATGACGAGTCGGGAAAGTTTGAGGTAACCGAACCACCTGCGGATCTGGCAGATCTGGTTGAACAGTACCGTGAACAGATTATGGAAAGAGTTGCCGAATCAGACGACGAATTGCTGGAAAAATACCTGGAAGGAGAGGCCCTGACGCCGGAAGAAATTGAAGGGGGCATCAAAAAAGCGATAATCTCTCAGAAGCTCATACCAATAGCCTGTGGTTCCGGAGTCGCAAATAAGGGCATAGCGCAGCTTTTGAACCTTATTGAAAAGTACTTCCCCTCTCCCGTGGAACGAGGCCCAAGGAAGGCAACGGATCCGGCGGGGAATGAGGTTGAGCGTGCACCCTCCGAAGAAGAACCCTTCAGCGCTCTCGTGATCAAGACCCTGAGCGATCCCTATGCCGGGCGGCTTACGATCATGCGCGTATTTTCAGGGAAGCTCGTGCCGGATTCCACCGTGTATAATTCATCCAAGCAGACCAGGGAAAGATTCGGAAACATTTTGACCCTTCAGGGTAAAACCCAGAAACCCGTTCAGGAAGCACTGCCGGGCTCCATAGTGGCCGTAGCAAAGCTTAAGGACACCGCAACGGGGGATACCCTTTGTGATGAGAAAAACCCCGTGATTTTCAAAACTCTGCCTCTTCCACCCGTGGTTTATTCTCTTGCCATAGAACCCAAAACCAGAGGCGACGAAGAAAAAATCTTTTCGTCCTTAGCACGGCTTATGGAAGAAGACGTGGCCCTCAAGCTGGAGCGGAATGACGAAACGAAAGAGATGGTTATCTCGGGAATGGGAGAAATCCACATAGAGGCAACGGTAGAAAAACTTCAGAGGAAGTACGGAGTGGAAGTAAATCTCCGTCTGCCCAAAGTGCCCTATAAAGAAACCATCAAAGGCAAAGCAAGGGTTCAGGGTAAGTACAAGAAGCAGACAGGAGGACGGGGACAATACGGAGACTGCTGGATTGAGATGGAGCCGTTGCCAAGAGGCGAAGGCTTTCAGTTCGTCGATAAGATAGTTGGAGGCGTGATACCAAAGCAGTTCATCCCTGCCGTGGAAAAAGGTATTGTTGAAGCGGCTCAGGAGGGAGTGCTGGCCGGATATCCTATGATAGATTTCAAGGTGGACCTCGTGGACGGGTCCTATCATTCCGTTGACTCTTCGGAACTGGCTTTTAAGATCGCCGGATCCATGGCCTTTAAGAAGGCCGCCATGGAGGCAAAGCCGACTCTGCTGGAACCCATAATGTACATGGAAATAGTCGTTCCCGACGATTGCATGGGGGATGTCATAGGCGATCTGAACGGCCGGAGAGGCAAAGTGCTCGGTATGGAAAGCAAAGGGAAGAAGCAAATTATAAAGGCCCATGTTCCCCTTGCAGAGGTCCAGAGGTATGCTGCCGATCTTCGCTCCATGACGGCAGGACGCGGAATGTTCACCATGAGATTCGACCATTACGAAGAGGTTCCCGCTCATCTTCAGGAAAAAATAATAGAGCAGGCCAAGGCCGAAGCTGAAAAAGAAGGTCGTTAG
- a CDS encoding Mut7-C RNAse domain-containing protein → MLCEVPRFAVDAMLGKMAKWLRFMGFDTLYVYVRYPHEVRRLVSEGRVFVTRNRRWQGMKGVIVISANDLDDQIVELAEVLDFALPDDDEWFSRCGRCNAVLEQVDRRSVTGMVPEYVWETTEEFFRCPTCGKVYWPGSHVERMQGKLESLKRALAEKGGRDYGGSF, encoded by the coding sequence ATGCTTTGCGAAGTACCGAGGTTTGCGGTTGATGCCATGCTCGGAAAGATGGCTAAATGGCTCCGTTTTATGGGATTTGATACGCTCTATGTCTATGTCAGGTATCCCCATGAAGTCAGACGGCTCGTATCGGAAGGTCGTGTTTTTGTGACGCGGAATCGCAGGTGGCAGGGGATGAAGGGAGTTATAGTAATTTCTGCAAACGATCTTGACGATCAGATAGTGGAGCTTGCCGAAGTGCTGGATTTTGCCCTTCCGGATGACGACGAATGGTTTTCCAGATGCGGCCGCTGCAACGCCGTTCTCGAGCAGGTGGATCGCCGGTCCGTAACCGGAATGGTTCCTGAGTACGTGTGGGAAACGACGGAAGAGTTTTTTCGGTGTCCCACCTGCGGGAAGGTTTACTGGCCGGGAAGTCACGTTGAGAGGATGCAGGGTAAACTTGAGAGTTTAAAAAGGGCCTTAGCAGAAAAGGGAGGTAGGGATTATGGCGGATCTTTTTGA